A window from Zingiber officinale cultivar Zhangliang chromosome 7A, Zo_v1.1, whole genome shotgun sequence encodes these proteins:
- the LOC121999357 gene encoding uncharacterized protein At2g29880-like, producing the protein MTKKFTASDEVWEDYFKSHPKHEHYRTDTFEDYEDLRLVVGNGTATGKYTIGLGDDTDARTFETEENGGTNLLDDYVFDHNSGEFIQSNRQESSYQPLFSEDLASPLPSQPMSSEVPQATRKRDRSEFEAKSSTSKNIDLDVLNRLSYTIEKASSKIELVGVANDNYWDAIKQVPNLDNRTRYKALDWLNTRAKKVAFLKMTIEERLEWIDFKMSE; encoded by the exons ATGACAAAGAAATTCACAGCTAGTGATGAAGTATGGGAGGATTATTTTAAG TCTCACCCTAAACATGAACATTATCGGACTGATACTTTTGAGGATTATGAAGACTTAAGACTTGTAGTTGGGAATGGAACTGCTACAGGAAAATACACAATTGGACTTGGAGATGACACTGATGCGAGAACCTTTGAAacagaagaaaatggaggtactAACTTATTAGATGATTACGTGTTTGATCACAACAGTGGTGAATTCATACAAAGCAATAGGCAAGAATCTTCATATCAGCCTCTATTTTCTGAGGACCTTGCTTCACCATTACCATCTCAACCTATGAGTTCTGAGGTTCCACAAGCAACTAGAAAACGAGATAGGAGCGAATTTGAAGCAAAATCAAGCACTTCAAAGAATATAGACCTAGATGTTTTAAATAGGCTCTCTTACACCATTGAGAAAGCATCTTCTAAGATTGAATTAGTTGGTGTTGCAAATGATAACTATTGGGATGCTATAAAACAAGTCCCAAACTTGGATAATCGTACTCGTTACAAGGCGCTTGACTGGCTCAATACTAGAGCAAAGAAGGTGGCTTTCTTGAAAATGACAATTGAAGAGCGTTTGGAGTGGATAGATTTTAAAATGAGTGAATGA